CCTACGTCACCAACAACGATGACATGAACACCCTGATGAGAAGCTACGACACCGTCGGCCGCTTCTTCTACGGCAGCGTGACATTGCGGTTCTAATACCCGAAACATCTCCTCCCAGCCCCGCCCCACCCGGCGGGGCTTTTTTATGCCCGACCTTTCCTGCCCTTCCTGCATCACCAGCCATACCGGCAAATACCTGAAACTTCAGACGAGCGTCTGCCAACGCTAATTGACACAGCTGTCCAAGCTGACTTTGGTTTATTTGCAAATATTCATAAATTTTTTTGAGGGAACTTTTCCCCCATACGTTAAATACACGTTGGGAAGGAAATGACCACTTGGGGGTAGTCGTTTCCGCACACGCCAATTCTTGGCAACACACTATAAATCCAACGATCAAGAGAGGATTTACAATGAGAAAGAACCTCCTGTCCGTAGCCGTAGCCGCTACGATCATGGTTCCCGCCCTGCCAGCATTCGCGCAAGAAGACGCGCAGATGGTAGAAGAAGTGGTAGTTACCGGCTCTCGAATCCAGCGCGCGAATGACGTAAGCGTCAGCCCGGTGACTGCAGTAAGTGCAGAAGATTTCAAAGCCAGCGGTGTTGTTCGGGTTGAAGACCTGATCAACGACCTTCCGCAAGTTGCTGCGACGCAAACCGCGGGTCAGGCAAACGGCGCAACCGGTACTGCTACTGTTGACTTGCGTGGTCTGGGCATCAGCCGCACCCTGGTACTGATGGATGGCCGCCGTATGCCGGCAGGCTCCCCTTTCACCAGCTCCGCTGCGGACCTCAACCAAATTCCTGCCGCACTGGTTGAAAGCGTTGAAGTTTTGACTGGTGGCTCTTCCGCTACCTATGGTTCTGACGCCATCGCCGGTGTTGTGAACTTCAAAATGATGGACGACTTCGAAGGGTTCCGCTTCGAGACTCAGACCAGCGTTTATCAGCACGACAATGACAACAGCAACATCCAAAGCGTGGTAAAAGAGCGCGGATTCGACGTTGCTGACGGTTCGGTTACCGACGGTGAAACCAACGACTTCACCATGGTATTCGGTGCCAACTTTGAAGATGGCCGTGGTAACGTCACTGCTTATGCAAACTACCGCAAGATCGACGCCGTTCTCCAGGCAGACCGCGACTACAGCGGCTGTGCTCTGCGTGGCAGCCCCGACAGCTTCTCCTGCGGTGGCTCCTCCACTGTGCCCTGGGGCCGTTTCACCGATTTCGGCGTGAACAATGGCGTTGACACTGAAGGCTTTGATTACAGCGTTGACGGCAACGGCTTCACCGAGTTCAGCCAGCTTTATAACTACGGTCCGCTGAACTACTTCCAGCGTCCGGACGAAAAGTGGTCCATGGGTGCATTTGCACACTACGACATCAACGAAAAGGCCACTGCCTACACTCAGCTGTCTTTCAACGATGACCGCACCGTTGCACAGATTGCTCCTTCTGGTGCCTTCTTCGTAACCAACGACCTGTATTGTGGCAACCCGTTCCTTTCCGAAGAACAATATCAAGCGATCTGTGGTGTTTACGGCCTGACCAAAGATCAGTCCATGAGCGACCTGGTTGTTACCGCTGCTGACGCAGATGGCAACGCCGTGATCGATCCAGACACTGGCCTGGCTGTTACCTACCCGGGCGCTATTTATATCGGCCGTCGTAACGTCGAAGGCGGCCCCCGTCAAGATGACCTGCGCCACACCTCCTACCGCGGTGTGTTTGGTGTGCGCGGTGACATTAATGACAGCTGGAACTACGACGTGTACTACCAGCTGGCAGAAGTCAGCCTCGAACAGACTTACATGAACGACCTGAGTTCCTCACGTATCGCTCGCGCTCTGGACGTTCGCGCCGATGCAGATGGCAACCCAGTATGTCAGTCCGTTCTGGACGGCTCTGATCCGAACTGTGTGCCTTGGAATATTTTCCAAGAAGGTGGCGTAACTCAGGAAGCAATCGACTACCTGGTACTGCCTCTCTTCGCTCGCGGCACCAACGAACAAGAAATCTTCTCCGGTTACGTAGCTGGCAACCTGTCTGATTACGGCGTTAAACTGCCGACTGCTGATCAGGGCGTCGATGTAGTGTTCGGTTACGAGCATCGTCGCGAAGCACTGGACTACAACCCTGACCAGGGCTTCCAGAATGGTGAAGGTGCAGGTCAAGGCGGCCCAACTAACCCGCTGTCTGGCTCTTTCAGCGTGGACGAAGTATTCACCGAAGCACGCCTGCCCATCCTCTCCGGCATGGCTGGTGCTGAATACCTCGGCCTGGAAGTTGCTTACCGCTACTCTGACTACTCTACCAACAAGACCACCGACACTTACAAAATCGGCCTTGATTGGGTTCCAACTGAAGACCTGAAGCTGCGTGCAAGCTTCCAGTCTGCAGCGCGTGCAGCGAACATTTCTGAGTTGTTCCGTGCCCAAGGCATCGGCCTGTTCGACATGGACGTAGACCCTTGTGGTACCGCCATGATCGCTACCCTGGAAGAGTGTCAGCGTACCGGCATCACCGCTTCTCAGTACGGCTCCAACCTGGATTCTCCAGCGGGCCAGTACAACGAAGTTACCGGTGGCAACCCGGATCTCGAGCCGGAAGAATCTGAAACCCTGTCCTTCGGCTTCGTTTACACTCCGTCCTTCGTCGAAGGTCTGAACCTGAGCGTTGACTACTTTGACATCGACGTTCAAAACGCGATCTCAGCAGTCAGCTCTGAAACAGTTCTGAACCTTTGCCTGTACAACAACGTCAATTGTGACAAAGTAAACCGCGGCGGTAACGGTAACCTGTGGATTGGCGATGCCAACATCGAGTCTACCAACACCAACATCGGCTACTTCCGCACTTCCGGTGTAGACATCAATGCTAACTACGGCATGGATGTAGGTAACATGGGTTCTGTAGACTTCAACCTGATCGCTACTTACCTCACCGAGTGGGAGCAGCAAGAAGTTCCAACTGAAGCTGCAGAATCTTGTGTTGGCACCTGGGGCGGTTCCTGCGGCAGCCCCACCCCGGAGCTGGTTAGCACTCTGCGCGCTACCTGGATCACTCCGTGGAACCTGGATGTCATGGGCGGATGGCGTCACATTGGTGGCACTACCGACAATGGCAGCAACGGTGCTGACTTTGACGCTGTGAACTACCTCGACCTGTCCGCGTCTTACGGTGTAACCGATAAGATCCGCGTACGTACCGGTATCAACAACGTACTGGACAAAGAGCCGCCGCTGACTGCAGACGCTGGTCCCAGCATCTACGGCAACGGCAACACCTTCCCGGGCATGTATGACGCTCTGGGTCGCTACATGTTCTTGGGCATGACCGTAGACTTCTAATTCCTAAAATTAGAAGGAAACGAAAAAGGCAGGGCGAAAGCCCTGCCTTTTTTTTGACAGTTTACATGGTCATTCAGACAGAAAAGGCCTGTAATTTTTAAAGCGGCCTACCGATCGTGAGTGCAGGTCTTCCCGAACTTGCCAGATACTCGCAGTCTGAACATGATTCTTTCTACCTCTGAAATTCAAACAAGCATCTTCCCAAGGTAAACCCAAGAAGCCGAACAGGCCTTCAATCTCCTCACGCGGGCTTTCTATCAGCCTCTCATAATGAATCTCATAGATAGAATCTGGAAACTTAGAGCACCAATACTCCATCAATAGTTGCTGCTGCTCGTAGTATTGACGAATCCACTGCAGGTCAACCGAATAATTTAATGCCTCCCCAAGATGCTGAAAAAATATTGACAGCCTATTATCTTCGAAATTTCGGCGCGTCCATATGAATTTGCTTTTTGGGAACAGTGCCTTGATCAGCCCAACATACATGAAATTTTCAGGACTTTTATCTGTCAACATTCCGATATTGCCAGCACCAAATCTCTTCTGCACAAACGACAGGTAACCAGATGCGAGCCCCCCGCAACCCGTCGCCCAGTCATAAAACTCCGGATACGCAGCACCTCTGCGCTTAAATGCATCAGAAAAATAGTAAAGCTCACCACCCGAAACTATTTCAGAATGCCCGCCGATAATTTGCTCCAAAAGCGTTGATCCAGAGCGAAACATCCCACAAATAAATAATGAGGACGGCGTAGATTCTGCCTGCGGCAGGCACGGTGTATACTCTTTTTTAAAACTGATAATCTCTCGAATCCGGCCTTTCAGATTCTCCACATCGAAGGGGGGAACTCGCTTCTTCCCCAGAAGATTGGCGCTACCAAAGCTTCGCCAGGCTTCCGCATAACGTCCGCACTCGTCTAATAACTTCCCCTCAGCGAAGAGTAATTCTTCACGAGCAGACTCCGGTAACTCGGTCGCCAAAAGGCGCCGTATTTTTTCCATCAGAAGCTCGGAGTTATCCCCCCCCCGACTCATATGAGACAGTCGGCACAATGCCGGGTGAAACCCCGGATCTTCGCGTAAACACTGTTGGTATAGTTTCTCAGCCTCCTCTCGAAGCCCCTGCTCCTCATAATATGAACCGAGGTTGAAAAGAGCAGGAATGTATCTCGGATTCACATCAAGTGCCTTATCCAGGCACTTTTTTGACTCGAGGAAGTTTTTTAGCGTGGCATGGATACCCGCAATATTTAGGTACACCTCATCCTTGCCCCCTATACCACAGGAAATAGCTCTTTCGTAAGCTGCGATGGCTTCTTGAAGCTCTCCAGCACGTGTTAAATTCCACGCGAGGTTAAACCAGGTATTGGGGAGATCACTCCTCTGGCTTACCACCTGCCGATATGTCTGTGCCGCCTCCGCATTACGCCCCAATGCCTGAAAAGTATGAGCAAGCTCGGACAAGTGGCTTAAGTCAGTGCGGTCAATTCGAGCTAGCTCCTTGAGTATCGGAATCGACTTTTCTGGCTGCTTCAGTGCCCGGTATAGCTGCACAAGCTCAATCAATACCGGAATCGGGTTGCCATGAGCGCCCGCACAGTCCAGCAATAACTGTTCGGCTCTCGCCTTATCTCCTGACGCGAACGCTTTTCTAGCCGCCGTAATTTTTTCTAAGTACAAATTCTTCATGACCTATAAACCGAAAAAGCAGCGAATACGCTGCTTTTTTTGAGCCGACAGAGTAGATGTTAAGTCAGCGGAAAATTCTCAGCCCCCATCCGGATTCATATGAACCCCACCCCGGGACATCTTTTCTGTCATTTTCCGAGATTCTTCGGCCCTCCTATCCCACTGCGCCTGCGTCAGACACGTGCGCACCGGCAAACGGGAGCCCACAACAGACTCGTTTTTACACACCCGCTTGTCAGCTTCACTGACATTAGAGTTGGGATTCCCCGCGAGACTCGAACTAGACGCCGAGTTTTCACCAGTTGAAGCACAGCCTATCGCCAGCGAACAAACCACTATCAGTCCTGCAAACTTGACCACGTTGGCCTCCTGTTCCTATAAGATTAGCAATCCGATTACATCGTATATTCAAGTAAAGTTCCATGCTTGAACTGGAATCGGTAGCTATTTAACTGATTGCGCGCGAGCCGACTATTTTCGCATCGCCCCAGTCAGCTGCCATGCAATTTGCGCCCCACTTTCTGCCGTCAACATTGGCTCAACTTTGGCGTTGAGCCGCCTCTTTGCAAGCTCCAATACCAGCGCATCGACCTGAGACTCGGACATGGCCGAGGCGCACATCCCATCCATCCTCCCAGCAAACGACGCCACCTCCTGCGCAGCAGCTTGCAACCAACTGAGCACTTGCTCTCGCTGAAACCTGGGTAAGTCTCTGTGTATTTGATTTACGTCGCGGTATAAACGGTAAACCATGCCAGCGGCCGCGCCCCGCCCTCGCCGCCGCATAATATCTTCCAGAGCACGAAATTTGGCGACAAGCCGTCCCGAGCTACCCTCATAGGCTCTACGCTCCCCACCTTCGAGCACAGCATAAGCGTCTTTGAACATCTCCATCGAAAGTGGCAGGAACTCGGTTTGAACCAACTCCCGCGCCCCTTCCATCTGGTCATAACATTCTTTGTATATCTGTCCACCAACACAGTGCAATAAAAGAATAAGTTGCCCACCCGCCCGAAGCTGGCTTACCAGATCCAGAATGGCTGCCTCTCCGGCATATTCCACTCCGAATTGACTGCATACGATATCGAAGTTCCCGGATAACAATGGAAGGTCTTGCACATCGGCCACTACGCCTTGCGCACTCGGAAAATGATTAATCATTGACCGCACGGCGGCATGCGAAATGTCTACTCCACAGTATTCCACCTTGCCCAACCAACCTGCTTCATCGAGAATCGACGCAACCCCCCCACGCCCACAAGCCACATCTAAGACCCGCAAAGGCAGCGTGCCTGTCAAATTAGAGCCAATCGATGCCAGCCAAAATTCACGCACGAATTGGGCTGCCGTGCCACTAACACCGGCCATATCAGCGCCAAGGGCCTTCTCCCAGTAGTGCTCCCATGCGTCGCTATCTGCATGTTCGCGCCGTGGATCTGTTTGATCCTCAATCATTTGGCCACCCGCACTCTTGCTCCATTTATACTGCCCATATAGCTAGGCTAGAATAGCTGACAATCATGCTGCTTCGTAGGTCACGTCACAACCCAAATAGCAGACACACCTAGTCGGCCGCTACGCCCTCCCATTATTTTTTTAAGTTGACCCAATGGATACCTTAACCGCCTTCCTCACCCTCCTCTTCGTCATGGACCCCCTTGGCAATATCCCGGTGTTCCTCGCGGCCCTGAAGAATGTTCCGCCGAAGCGTCAACTTTACGTCATCATGCGCGAGCTCATCTTCGCTCTGATCGTGTTGCTGGTGTTCCTGTATGGCGGGCGATTTGTGCTGGCCTGGTTGGGGCTCTCGCAGGAGGCTATCCGGATTGCCGGGGCAATCATTCTGTTTTTGATCGCGATACGTATGGTATTCCCGATTGAAGGGGGGATTATGGGTGAGCGCCTCGAAGGGGAGCCCTTCTTTGTACCCCTCGCTGTCCCTCTGGTAGCTGGGCCATCCACCATGGCAATCCTGATGCTAATGACAAACAGTGAAGGCGAGCAGCTCTGGGACTGGACCCTGGCATTACTGGGAGCCTGGGGCGTATCCGCGGTGATATTGCTCGCATCCTCGCCACTGGCGCGGCTGCTGGGTAACCGAGGATTGATCGCAGTAGAGCGGTTGATGGGTATGGTGCTGGTCATGCTGGCCGTCCAGCTGTTCCTCGACGGCATCAAGCAAAGCCTCAATTAAACACCCCTGCCATGAGGCGGCCGGTTGCACCGGCGCCTCATCCTCCCCTCACATTCTTGCACTCTTGTCTAACTTTTTGCCGCACTAGCAGCAGAAGGCTTGACAGTATTTTTCGCTAAAGAAACACCCACCAGCAAAACATAGGGCTATAAAAGCCTATCCAGCCTTCAAATCGATGGATTTTCATACACATCGAAAGCCTTGCACAAAAAACAACCTCAATGGTTTTTTGAGCAAAAGTTACAGTTATCCTAATAAAAAGATTAATTTATTAGCATGTAACAATTATTTACTTTAAAAGCGGATGTTAACACTTCTTAACGATCAATATTTGATCGACATGCATGGCGAATAAACAAAATGACTAATATCAGACAGATCATGTAATGTCAGGTTAGTTCCACAAATCATCGTCATCCTTTAAAGTCAGCCGGCACTCGAATTACAACTAACCAATAAAAGTGCCTCTAAGTACATAAAGGATGCATTTATGATCAAGACCAAGTTGAGCATTGCTATTGCAGCATTCAGCACCCTGGCTTCCGCCGCTGTTTCCGCTCAGGAAGCCGTGCCTGGCCCGACCGTTGAAGAAGTGATTGTTACCGGTTCCCGTATTGCGCGTGATCCGCTCTCCACCACCGGCCCTATCACTATCGTTGACTCCGAAGCGATCAGCCGCTCCGGCGTGGGCACCATCGACGAGCTGCTGAACCAGCTGCCGTCCATGGGTACCACTGGCATCAACGCAAACGACAACAACGGCGGCCAAGGCCTGGCATTTGTTGATCTGCGTAACCTGGGCTCCGCCCGTACTCTGGTACTGGTAAACGGCCGTCGCTTCGTGTCGTCCGCTTCCGGCGTTAGCTCTGCCGTCGACATGAACAACATTCCCGTTGACATGATCGACCGTATCGAAGTTCTGACCGACGGCGCTTCTGCCGTTTACGGTTCTGACGCTGTTGCCGGCGTTATCAACGTGGTGATGAAGGACTCCTTCGAAGGCGTTCGTATCAACGCTCGCGCCGGTAGCACCTCTGAAGGTGGCGGCGAAAATGGCGAGCTGTCCATCACCTTCGGTGGTGAAGGCGAGCGCGGCAAATTCATTGCCAACATCAACCACAGCCAGCGCGACGAAATTACCTACAACGATCGCGAGTGGGCTGGCCTGACCAGCTCCATGGGCCCGAATGGCAATATTTTCACTCGCTACGGCGCCTTCAGCGTTCAGGAAGATGGCCTGACCCTGGGTGGTTACGAGGGCTACGACATTGGCCAGCACATGTGGCTGTCTGGCGCGATGGAGCGCACCTCTGTGACCGCTTCCGGCACCTACTCTGCTACTGACGCCGTAGAAGCCTGGGGTGAGTTCAGCTACACCACCAAAACCACCAACCAGCAGCTGGCTGCCCAGCCAATGTACGCCGGTAACGGTTTTAACCTGGATCCGGAACAGCACCTGCCGCAGGAAATCAAAGACCAGCTGCAAGATGCATGGCAAGAAGCCAAAGACGCCTATGACGCAGCCGTGGCTGCCGGCGTAGCGGAAGACGAGCTGCCCGCTTACCCGGGTGACAGCTGGGTTGAAGGTTTCTCCGACTACCGTGTTCGCCCGGTTGCCGGTGGTACCCGTGACTACGAACAGTCTACCGACACCTTCCGCATCGCTTCTGGTCTGCGCGGCGATCTGGCCAACGGCTGGAGCTGGGACACCTTCGCCAGCTACGGTAAGAACTCCGGTGACAATGTCACTTACAACTCTTACAACAAGGCGCGCCTGAACGAAATTTTCAGCGGCGAAGCAGGTCTGGACTTTGATTTCACCGGTGGCATGAGCCCGGAAATCATGGACTACTTCCGCTACGACGATCGTGAAGACAACCAGTACGAGCTGGTCAACGTTGGCGCAGCGCTGTCTGGCGACATCGATGCCATCGAGTTCCAGGGCGGCACCCTCGGTTTCGCAGCGGGTCTTGAGTACCGCGATGAATCCGGCGAGTTCAACCCGTCCCAGGAAACCCGCAGCGGTGAAACCTTCGGCAACCAGCAAGACGCCACTGGCGGCAGCTACAACGTTTCTGAAGTATTCGCTGAATTCAACCTGCCGATCCTGGCGGGCGTAACCGGCGCGGAAGAGCTGTCTGCCGACGTGGCCGTACGCTACTCCGACTTCAGCACCTTCGGCGGTCAGAGCACCGGCAAGCTGGGCCTGGTTTACGCACCGGTTGAAGATGTTCGCTTCCGCGCTAGCCTGTCCACCGCGTTCCGCGCACCGGGCATCTACGAGCTGTACAGCGGTTCCGCGCAGAGCTATGAGTTCCTGATCGATCCGTGCGACACCAGTGCTTCCAACAAGGAAGGTCAGGGCGACTTCTGTGACGTTGACAACGGCTTCACCCAGGCTGGTAACCAGGTACCGACCAACATCGGCGGTAACGAAAACCTGACCCCGGAAGAAGCCAAAACCTTCACCGCTGGTGTGGTTTGGACCCCGAGCTTCGTAGACGACCTGTCCATCACCCTGGACTACTACGACATCCAGGTTGAAGACGCGATCACTTCTCCGGACCTGCAGAAGATCCTGGACGACTGCTTCCGCGAAGGCATCGAAAGTGCATGCGCACTGGTGACCCGCGGTGCTGGTGACCAGATCGTGAAGCTGGAAGGTGCGAAGATGAACATCGGCCAGGTGGACACCCGCGGTGTGGACATCGACATCGTTCAGAACCTGCACTTCGACGCTGGTCAGCTGGCGCTGCGCGCCCAGGCTACCCGTCTGCTGGAGTATAACGAATTCAATAAGCAGTCTGGCACCGAGTCTGACTACCTGGATTACGTTGGCACCACCGGAGGTCTGTTCGTGAAGTGGCGCGGCCTGGCGAGCGCCATGTGGTACGGCAGCGACTGGGAAGCTGGTCTTGAAGCTCAGTACCTGAGCGAAGGCGAGAGCGCGTACAAGCCTGTTGGTGCAGTAACCTACGTGAACCTGAAAGCCGGCTGGGACCTGAGCGACTCTCTGCGTCTCTCCACCGGTATCGACAACGTGGGCAATGTTGAGCCGGAAGACACCTCTGGCTACAACGACTGGAACAGCTCCTACGACTTCAAAGGTCGCTACTTCTGGGCTGGCGCTTCTTACCAGTTCTAAGTTGCCGACGATGTCGAACTGACGTTCCGTCAAGCGAAAAGGGGATGCCATTGGCATCCTCTTTTTCATTCTGGTTAACGCAAAAATTCATCCGGTTCAATTACGCGAATACCGGCGCCTGCACCGATACCCTGACGGGTGCTCTGCCCCGTACTGTTACCTCCGCTACCCAACCCCATCGATTCCAGTTTTCTCATATACACACTTTGTGCAGAGGGGTTATCCGCAAGGTGAAAGGCCTGGAAAAAGTGCTCTCGCGAGTCATCCATTTCGCCCAAACGATAGCTGGCGAGTCCCATCAAAAAATGAAACCGGTGATCGTCTTCGTATTGCCAGAGCGCCCGTTTTAGCTGTTTCTGCGCACTTTTATAGTCGCCGTGCTCGTAG
This Microbulbifer sp. Q7 DNA region includes the following protein-coding sequences:
- a CDS encoding TonB-dependent siderophore receptor; this translates as MRKNLLSVAVAATIMVPALPAFAQEDAQMVEEVVVTGSRIQRANDVSVSPVTAVSAEDFKASGVVRVEDLINDLPQVAATQTAGQANGATGTATVDLRGLGISRTLVLMDGRRMPAGSPFTSSAADLNQIPAALVESVEVLTGGSSATYGSDAIAGVVNFKMMDDFEGFRFETQTSVYQHDNDNSNIQSVVKERGFDVADGSVTDGETNDFTMVFGANFEDGRGNVTAYANYRKIDAVLQADRDYSGCALRGSPDSFSCGGSSTVPWGRFTDFGVNNGVDTEGFDYSVDGNGFTEFSQLYNYGPLNYFQRPDEKWSMGAFAHYDINEKATAYTQLSFNDDRTVAQIAPSGAFFVTNDLYCGNPFLSEEQYQAICGVYGLTKDQSMSDLVVTAADADGNAVIDPDTGLAVTYPGAIYIGRRNVEGGPRQDDLRHTSYRGVFGVRGDINDSWNYDVYYQLAEVSLEQTYMNDLSSSRIARALDVRADADGNPVCQSVLDGSDPNCVPWNIFQEGGVTQEAIDYLVLPLFARGTNEQEIFSGYVAGNLSDYGVKLPTADQGVDVVFGYEHRREALDYNPDQGFQNGEGAGQGGPTNPLSGSFSVDEVFTEARLPILSGMAGAEYLGLEVAYRYSDYSTNKTTDTYKIGLDWVPTEDLKLRASFQSAARAANISELFRAQGIGLFDMDVDPCGTAMIATLEECQRTGITASQYGSNLDSPAGQYNEVTGGNPDLEPEESETLSFGFVYTPSFVEGLNLSVDYFDIDVQNAISAVSSETVLNLCLYNNVNCDKVNRGGNGNLWIGDANIESTNTNIGYFRTSGVDINANYGMDVGNMGSVDFNLIATYLTEWEQQEVPTEAAESCVGTWGGSCGSPTPELVSTLRATWITPWNLDVMGGWRHIGGTTDNGSNGADFDAVNYLDLSASYGVTDKIRVRTGINNVLDKEPPLTADAGPSIYGNGNTFPGMYDALGRYMFLGMTVDF
- a CDS encoding sulfotransferase: MKNLYLEKITAARKAFASGDKARAEQLLLDCAGAHGNPIPVLIELVQLYRALKQPEKSIPILKELARIDRTDLSHLSELAHTFQALGRNAEAAQTYRQVVSQRSDLPNTWFNLAWNLTRAGELQEAIAAYERAISCGIGGKDEVYLNIAGIHATLKNFLESKKCLDKALDVNPRYIPALFNLGSYYEEQGLREEAEKLYQQCLREDPGFHPALCRLSHMSRGGDNSELLMEKIRRLLATELPESAREELLFAEGKLLDECGRYAEAWRSFGSANLLGKKRVPPFDVENLKGRIREIISFKKEYTPCLPQAESTPSSLFICGMFRSGSTLLEQIIGGHSEIVSGGELYYFSDAFKRRGAAYPEFYDWATGCGGLASGYLSFVQKRFGAGNIGMLTDKSPENFMYVGLIKALFPKSKFIWTRRNFEDNRLSIFFQHLGEALNYSVDLQWIRQYYEQQQLLMEYWCSKFPDSIYEIHYERLIESPREEIEGLFGFLGLPWEDACLNFRGRKNHVQTASIWQVREDLHSRSVGRFKNYRPFLSE
- a CDS encoding bifunctional 2-polyprenyl-6-hydroxyphenol methylase/3-demethylubiquinol 3-O-methyltransferase UbiG is translated as MIEDQTDPRREHADSDAWEHYWEKALGADMAGVSGTAAQFVREFWLASIGSNLTGTLPLRVLDVACGRGGVASILDEAGWLGKVEYCGVDISHAAVRSMINHFPSAQGVVADVQDLPLLSGNFDIVCSQFGVEYAGEAAILDLVSQLRAGGQLILLLHCVGGQIYKECYDQMEGARELVQTEFLPLSMEMFKDAYAVLEGGERRAYEGSSGRLVAKFRALEDIMRRRGRGAAAGMVYRLYRDVNQIHRDLPRFQREQVLSWLQAAAQEVASFAGRMDGMCASAMSESQVDALVLELAKRRLNAKVEPMLTAESGAQIAWQLTGAMRK
- a CDS encoding MarC family protein, producing MDTLTAFLTLLFVMDPLGNIPVFLAALKNVPPKRQLYVIMRELIFALIVLLVFLYGGRFVLAWLGLSQEAIRIAGAIILFLIAIRMVFPIEGGIMGERLEGEPFFVPLAVPLVAGPSTMAILMLMTNSEGEQLWDWTLALLGAWGVSAVILLASSPLARLLGNRGLIAVERLMGMVLVMLAVQLFLDGIKQSLN
- a CDS encoding TonB-dependent siderophore receptor, which produces MIKTKLSIAIAAFSTLASAAVSAQEAVPGPTVEEVIVTGSRIARDPLSTTGPITIVDSEAISRSGVGTIDELLNQLPSMGTTGINANDNNGGQGLAFVDLRNLGSARTLVLVNGRRFVSSASGVSSAVDMNNIPVDMIDRIEVLTDGASAVYGSDAVAGVINVVMKDSFEGVRINARAGSTSEGGGENGELSITFGGEGERGKFIANINHSQRDEITYNDREWAGLTSSMGPNGNIFTRYGAFSVQEDGLTLGGYEGYDIGQHMWLSGAMERTSVTASGTYSATDAVEAWGEFSYTTKTTNQQLAAQPMYAGNGFNLDPEQHLPQEIKDQLQDAWQEAKDAYDAAVAAGVAEDELPAYPGDSWVEGFSDYRVRPVAGGTRDYEQSTDTFRIASGLRGDLANGWSWDTFASYGKNSGDNVTYNSYNKARLNEIFSGEAGLDFDFTGGMSPEIMDYFRYDDREDNQYELVNVGAALSGDIDAIEFQGGTLGFAAGLEYRDESGEFNPSQETRSGETFGNQQDATGGSYNVSEVFAEFNLPILAGVTGAEELSADVAVRYSDFSTFGGQSTGKLGLVYAPVEDVRFRASLSTAFRAPGIYELYSGSAQSYEFLIDPCDTSASNKEGQGDFCDVDNGFTQAGNQVPTNIGGNENLTPEEAKTFTAGVVWTPSFVDDLSITLDYYDIQVEDAITSPDLQKILDDCFREGIESACALVTRGAGDQIVKLEGAKMNIGQVDTRGVDIDIVQNLHFDAGQLALRAQATRLLEYNEFNKQSGTESDYLDYVGTTGGLFVKWRGLASAMWYGSDWEAGLEAQYLSEGESAYKPVGAVTYVNLKAGWDLSDSLRLSTGIDNVGNVEPEDTSGYNDWNSSYDFKGRYFWAGASYQF